A genomic window from Silene latifolia isolate original U9 population chromosome 11, ASM4854445v1, whole genome shotgun sequence includes:
- the LOC141613503 gene encoding uncharacterized protein LOC141613503 → MWKLLLWKIITNVLPTGNEIMKRKIDADPFCDMCGGDQHIMETPEHLFRDCGLSGRIWAGSVLGIRVEGAWGIPISNWICDWIHYLQKKDEGMNQVIYFVATFWGLWTMRNKIKFQDQAVNSHVITNMVYKVIGEKVHILCNSMNLRQNRSDLRCEEEGSLQRDVVDIRNGHPMCVVGKSSGCTVVRVKVDANWNQTFEAAFGWIAYDGTGQELGRRQVRTRAESLLQAEALGVRDIVEWAREEQILHLYISSDCLQLISQIAGVDKDNHRIAGLLEDLRGSFSFFHCLCFNFIPRQMNGIAHSLAKQAMKL, encoded by the coding sequence ATGTGGAAACTCCTACTCTGGAAGATTATTACAAATGTGCTTCCGACCGGGAATGAGATCATGAAGCGGAAGATTGATGCGGATCCGTTCTGTGACATGTGCGGAGGAGACCAGCACATTATGGAAACACCTGAACACCTGTTCAGGGACTGTGGTCTCTCAGGAAGGATCTGGGCTGGATCGGTCCTAGGCATTCGGGTCGAGGGTGCATGGGGCATTCCAATTTCAAATTGGATTTGCGACTGGATACACTATTTACAAAAAAAGGATGAGGGGATGAACCAGGTGATCTATTTTGTGGCAACTTTTTGGGGCTTATGGACAATGAGGAACAAAATTAAATTCCAAGATCAAGCGGTCAATTCGCATGTGATCACGAATATGGTCTACAAGGTTATTGGGGAGAAAGTACACATCTTGTGTAATTCCATGAACTTGAGGCAAAATCGGAGTGATCTGCGATGTGAGGAAGAAGGATCCCTCCAAAGGGATGTGGTCGATATTCGCAACGGCCATCCTATGTGTGTTGTAGGCAAGTCATCCGGCTGTACGGTGGTACGCGTAAAAGTGGATGCTAACTGGAACCAGACTTTTGAGGCGGCTTTCGGGTGGATTGCTTATGATGGCACGGGGCAGGAATTAGGTCGTAGACAGGTACGCACCAGAGCTGAATCACTGCTGCAAGCTGAAGCCCTGGGGGTTCGGGATATCGTGGAGTGGGCACGTGAAGAGCAGATTTTACATCTTTATATCTCGTCGGATTGCTTGCAACTTATCAGCCAAATAGCAGGAGTGGACAAGGATAATCACAGGATCGCAGGGCTCTTGGAGGACCTTAGGGGTTCTTTTAGTTTCTTTCACTGTTTATGTTTCAATTTTATTCCGAGGCAGATGAATGGCATTGCGCATAGCCTTGCTAAGCAAGCCATGAAACTGTAG